A genomic window from Candidatus Cybelea sp. includes:
- the polX gene encoding DNA polymerase/3'-5' exonuclease PolX yields MKNAFLMRSSAIAARAFHEGGQLTVVPTNAEVAQRLLEIRTLMELAGESFYKYSAYEKAAASIENAPPLADLVAAGEHRKLAGIGKTIACAVEQLVASGTCDQLEELYLRYPRTLMEVLGVSGIGTKTAAMLFTDYGIASLADLEAAVAAGTLLGVPRLGSKTIENWKRGILAYRGRQQRTPLPKALAIARLAVDYLREGPALERLAFAGSLRRSEVTVGDIDIVCTSPQAADVVAHFVRWKSAEAVLAEGPTKASIWLRGGLQIDLRVLPDHLYGNLLQHFTGSRDHNIKLREYAVRRSLRVSENGILNLENGEVTTCSNEAGVYAALGMQYIPPELRSGQDEIEFARNGAIPVLVDLPDLRGDFHMHTTYSDGDDTLEAMIAAAAARGYEYHAISDHSGGRRKFGMDAAAVRRQREEVRALSERYGIATLCGSEVDILPDGALDFDDSVLARLDIVIASVHTATSQSREEMTARLIRACENPYVNIIGHPTGRRFEGSPGYEFDYDAVFAAAARTGTALEIDGQAARLDLPAALARKAKSFGVTFSLDSDAHRTGDLSATEFSIGQARRAGLVAADVLNARPLAEVRAFVARKRSAA; encoded by the coding sequence GTGAAGAACGCCTTCCTCATGCGCAGCAGCGCCATCGCGGCAAGAGCATTCCACGAAGGCGGCCAACTCACTGTCGTGCCCACGAACGCGGAGGTCGCGCAAAGACTGCTGGAGATTCGGACGCTGATGGAGCTGGCGGGCGAATCCTTTTATAAGTACAGCGCCTATGAAAAGGCGGCAGCCTCGATCGAGAACGCTCCCCCGCTAGCCGATCTCGTCGCCGCCGGGGAGCATCGAAAGCTTGCCGGGATCGGCAAGACGATCGCCTGCGCCGTCGAGCAGCTGGTCGCGTCCGGCACGTGCGATCAGCTCGAGGAGCTTTACTTGCGCTACCCGCGGACCCTGATGGAGGTCCTCGGCGTCAGCGGAATCGGTACGAAGACCGCGGCGATGCTTTTCACGGATTACGGCATAGCCTCGCTTGCCGATCTGGAAGCCGCCGTCGCTGCCGGAACGCTTCTCGGCGTCCCTCGACTGGGAAGCAAGACGATCGAGAATTGGAAGCGCGGCATTCTTGCCTATCGGGGGCGGCAGCAGCGAACGCCTTTGCCCAAGGCCTTAGCCATCGCCCGCCTCGCCGTCGACTACCTCCGCGAGGGGCCGGCGCTCGAACGCCTCGCGTTTGCGGGCAGCCTGCGACGCAGCGAGGTGACCGTCGGCGACATCGACATCGTCTGCACCTCGCCGCAAGCGGCCGACGTGGTGGCGCACTTTGTCCGGTGGAAGAGCGCCGAAGCCGTTTTGGCGGAAGGGCCGACCAAAGCGAGCATTTGGCTGCGGGGCGGCCTGCAGATCGACCTGCGTGTCCTGCCCGACCACCTCTACGGTAATCTGCTGCAGCATTTCACCGGGTCGCGGGACCACAACATCAAGCTTCGCGAGTACGCCGTTCGCCGCAGCCTGCGCGTAAGTGAAAACGGAATCCTCAACCTCGAAAACGGCGAGGTCACGACCTGCAGCAACGAAGCCGGCGTTTACGCGGCGCTGGGGATGCAGTACATCCCGCCCGAGCTGCGCAGCGGACAAGATGAGATCGAGTTCGCGCGCAACGGTGCAATCCCGGTTCTCGTCGACCTGCCGGATCTGCGCGGCGACTTCCACATGCACACCACTTATAGCGACGGCGACGACACGCTCGAGGCAATGATTGCGGCCGCCGCGGCTCGAGGCTACGAGTACCACGCGATCAGCGACCACTCCGGCGGCCGACGAAAATTCGGGATGGACGCCGCAGCGGTGCGACGCCAGCGGGAAGAGGTTCGCGCGCTAAGCGAGCGCTACGGGATCGCGACGCTCTGCGGCAGCGAGGTCGACATTCTGCCGGACGGCGCACTGGACTTCGACGACTCCGTTCTCGCACGGCTCGACATCGTGATCGCTTCGGTTCACACAGCGACGTCTCAATCGCGCGAGGAGATGACGGCGCGGCTGATCCGCGCCTGCGAGAATCCCTACGTTAACATCATCGGCCACCCGACCGGGCGCCGGTTCGAGGGATCGCCGGGCTACGAGTTCGACTACGATGCCGTATTCGCGGCGGCCGCGCGCACCGGAACCGCGCTCGAGATCGACGGACAGGCCGCACGCCTCGACCTTCCCGCGGCGCTGGCGCGCAAAGCCAAGAGTTTCGGCGTAACGTTCTCGCTCGATAGCGACGCGCATCGCACCGGGGACTTGAGCGCGACGGAGTTCTCGATCGGACAGGCGCGGCGAGCGGGCTTGGTCGCGGCCGACGTGCTTAACGCGCGGCCGCTGGCAGAGGTGCGCGCGTTCGTCGCGCGCAAACGCAGCGCCGCGTGA
- the fdhD gene encoding formate dehydrogenase accessory sulfurtransferase FdhD, giving the protein MRPGRIVEGEVVALDGAIRTRRRDEIVTEEPLELRLGEAAAMRTLAITMRTPGNDFELAAGFLYDEGIVRSRDDIAEITYCLDPALDPQQQYNVVTIECRPGTIAGDLSRFERHFTIGSACGVCGRAQLDSLRNLGVEPIDDDVAIDPALLYELPERMRAAQRVFASTGGLHAAALFDENGDVVAVREDVGRHNAVDKLVGWGLLNGRLPFARCILLVSGRASYEILQKSLMARIPIVGSVSAPSSLAVDLAREFGVTLAGFVRGNRANLYAAEQRIRASRD; this is encoded by the coding sequence ATGCGTCCCGGCCGCATCGTCGAAGGCGAGGTCGTTGCCCTCGACGGTGCAATACGCACGCGCAGACGCGACGAGATCGTTACTGAAGAGCCGCTCGAGCTGCGCTTGGGTGAGGCCGCCGCGATGCGGACGCTCGCGATAACGATGCGAACCCCCGGCAACGATTTCGAGCTCGCGGCGGGCTTTCTCTACGACGAAGGCATCGTTCGCTCGCGAGACGACATCGCGGAGATCACCTACTGTTTGGATCCGGCGCTCGATCCGCAGCAGCAGTACAACGTCGTGACGATCGAGTGCCGCCCCGGCACGATCGCGGGCGATTTGTCGCGTTTCGAGCGCCATTTCACGATCGGCAGCGCGTGCGGCGTCTGCGGGCGGGCGCAGCTCGACTCCCTGCGGAACCTCGGCGTCGAGCCAATCGACGATGACGTCGCGATCGACCCCGCGCTGCTCTACGAACTGCCGGAGCGGATGCGTGCCGCGCAACGAGTCTTTGCGTCGACCGGGGGACTCCATGCGGCGGCACTCTTCGACGAAAACGGCGACGTCGTCGCCGTGCGCGAGGACGTCGGGCGGCACAACGCCGTCGATAAACTCGTCGGCTGGGGGCTGCTCAACGGGCGCCTGCCGTTTGCGCGCTGCATTCTCCTGGTCAGCGGACGCGCGAGCTATGAAATCTTGCAGAAGAGCTTGATGGCGCGTATTCCAATCGTCGGTTCCGTCTCCGCGCCGAGCAGTCTGGCCGTCGATCTGGCGCGGGAGTTCGGCGTTACGCTCGCCGGTTTCGTGCGCGGCAATCGTGCGAACCTCTACGCGGCCGAGCAGCGGATCCGCGCCTCGAGAGACTAG
- a CDS encoding alpha/beta hydrolase, with protein sequence MIETLSTTTPDGAVTGARFVRPAQGRAKWTNLVFVHGVGSTAAIWDSQLEAFGDDFTSIAIELRGNGALRPDPAPALITRSGFAQDVLTVLDELGVEHFTLVGCSLGGVVAFELWGRVDRRFDALATLGSFARYPDGERVAETIRAAVLDAGSMAVFARRRAAQLGLPPQRMAETIDQMACKSVPSYLASTTATWTGDYTPILSSITVPSLIAYGEFDPVAPRERSEEIAAGIGDATLAAVPNAGHVANADNPAAFNAMLRDFLTRLHS encoded by the coding sequence GTGATCGAGACGCTGAGCACCACCACGCCCGACGGCGCCGTCACCGGAGCCAGGTTCGTGCGCCCCGCGCAAGGCCGCGCGAAATGGACGAACCTCGTCTTCGTCCACGGCGTCGGTTCAACCGCGGCGATCTGGGATTCGCAGCTGGAAGCGTTCGGCGACGACTTCACCTCGATCGCCATAGAGCTGCGTGGAAACGGCGCGCTGCGGCCCGACCCCGCGCCGGCGCTGATCACGCGCAGCGGTTTTGCCCAGGACGTGCTTACCGTGCTCGACGAGCTCGGCGTCGAGCACTTCACGTTGGTTGGCTGCAGCCTCGGAGGCGTCGTCGCGTTCGAGTTATGGGGGCGGGTCGATCGCCGCTTCGACGCGCTCGCGACGCTCGGAAGCTTCGCGCGCTATCCCGATGGAGAGCGCGTCGCCGAGACTATTCGCGCGGCAGTGCTCGATGCCGGCAGCATGGCGGTCTTTGCACGGCGGCGCGCCGCACAACTGGGCTTGCCGCCGCAACGCATGGCCGAGACGATCGATCAGATGGCGTGCAAGTCGGTGCCTTCATACCTCGCGTCGACGACCGCCACGTGGACGGGCGACTACACGCCGATCCTGTCCTCGATCACCGTACCATCGTTGATCGCGTACGGCGAGTTCGATCCGGTTGCACCGCGCGAGCGCTCGGAGGAGATTGCCGCCGGCATCGGAGACGCAACCCTGGCCGCCGTACCCAACGCCGGCCACGTCGCCAACGCGGATAATCCAGCCGCGTTCAACGCAATGCTGCGCGATTTCTTGACGCGCCTGCATTCCTAA
- the dacB gene encoding D-alanyl-D-alanine carboxypeptidase/D-alanyl-D-alanine-endopeptidase — MYRSFGPLVATIGALLLLGVTPAPFAGESPWSDAQIASLGARLDRALRAPALRGAHVGLLAADAQRGTELYTHDADGEFAPASAFKLLVGSAALRYLGASFTFVTTVSSDTAIAGATLPGNLYLHGGGDAHLTASDLRSAAAALFGAGLRRVDGALITDASHDDAQRYAPGWSWDDLPYGYAAAVSALELEDGTVHVYVTPGAAAGAPSTLRIEPQSDAFIIENRVTTAVASADDTTDVARPWDLPLTIRIVGSYPAGAPESDDLTPSVPDPERYAGDVFLRALRAVGISVAGGVRSGVTPVKRSTLWRHASVVMPELLSEFWLPSDNLMGELFLKELGASHAGEPGTYASGIALEEEYLRSLHIDPSTVAIADGSGLSVYDRVTPRDLVTVLRSDWNGPARESVLAALPVAGVRGTLKSDFTGSLLDGKVYAKTGSMRHTRALCGYIDAAAHGPVAFSLLINGWLGDDDPGGAAALARAEADLLAAFLSN; from the coding sequence ATGTACCGATCGTTCGGGCCGCTCGTCGCTACGATCGGCGCGCTCCTTCTGCTGGGCGTGACGCCCGCGCCGTTTGCGGGAGAGTCGCCGTGGAGCGATGCGCAGATTGCGTCGTTGGGTGCGCGGCTCGATCGCGCGCTGCGCGCTCCCGCGCTGCGTGGCGCACACGTTGGACTTCTCGCCGCCGATGCGCAGCGCGGCACCGAGCTCTACACGCACGATGCGGACGGCGAGTTCGCGCCGGCCTCGGCCTTTAAGCTGCTGGTCGGATCGGCGGCGCTGCGATATCTCGGAGCGAGTTTTACCTTCGTGACGACGGTGAGCAGCGATACGGCCATCGCCGGCGCAACGCTCCCTGGGAACCTCTATCTGCACGGCGGTGGCGATGCGCACTTGACCGCAAGCGACCTGCGTTCCGCGGCGGCGGCGCTTTTTGGGGCGGGCCTGCGCCGCGTCGACGGCGCGTTGATCACCGACGCTTCGCACGATGACGCGCAGCGCTATGCGCCCGGCTGGTCCTGGGACGATCTGCCCTACGGCTATGCGGCGGCCGTTTCCGCGCTCGAACTCGAGGACGGAACGGTGCACGTCTACGTCACCCCGGGTGCCGCCGCGGGTGCGCCGTCGACGCTGCGCATCGAACCGCAAAGCGATGCGTTCATTATCGAAAACCGGGTCACGACCGCAGTGGCGAGCGCCGACGACACCACCGACGTCGCGCGCCCTTGGGATTTGCCGTTGACGATCCGTATCGTCGGGAGTTACCCCGCCGGCGCGCCGGAATCCGACGACCTAACGCCGAGCGTTCCCGATCCGGAGCGCTATGCCGGCGACGTTTTCCTGCGCGCGCTGCGCGCCGTAGGCATCTCGGTCGCCGGCGGCGTTCGCAGCGGTGTTACGCCCGTAAAACGCAGTACGCTCTGGCGGCACGCCTCCGTGGTGATGCCCGAACTGCTCTCCGAATTCTGGCTCCCCAGCGATAATCTGATGGGCGAACTCTTTCTCAAGGAGCTGGGCGCATCGCACGCCGGCGAACCGGGAACCTACGCCAGCGGCATCGCGCTGGAAGAAGAGTACCTGCGATCGCTGCACATCGACCCCTCAACGGTCGCGATCGCGGACGGCTCGGGCCTCTCCGTGTACGATCGCGTCACGCCGCGCGACCTCGTGACGGTTCTGCGCAGCGACTGGAACGGTCCGGCGCGCGAGAGCGTGCTTGCGGCACTCCCGGTGGCGGGCGTACGCGGAACGCTAAAGAGCGACTTCACGGGAAGCCTTCTCGACGGAAAGGTGTACGCGAAGACGGGCTCGATGCGCCACACGCGAGCGCTGTGCGGATACATCGACGCGGCCGCTCACGGCCCGGTTGCGTTCTCGCTGCTCATCAACGGCTGGCTCGGCGATGACGACCCCGGCGGTGCCGCCGCCTTGGCGCGCGCCGAAGCGGACCTGCTCGCAGCCTTCCTCTCGAACTAG
- a CDS encoding transketolase C-terminal domain-containing protein has translation MSSGTGVRESAQTMHLVDYRSPDLKMVPTRNGFGEGLIEAGSRNHDVLGICADLSESTRFEGFKKAHPDQYIEIGVSEQMLVAMAGGLAAVGKVPWIASYAMFNPGRSWEQVRTIMALNETNVKIAGAHAGVSVGPDGATHQAIEDIAIMRVIPHMTVVVPCDSVQTKKAALALSEMWGPVYLRFGRDKSAVITTDETPFEIGKAQTFREGADVAILACGILVYNALIAADRLAKDGIECRVINNHTVKPMDEAAVVDAARRCGAVVTVEEHQRAAGMGSRVAEILAQQSPVPIEFIGVDDRFGQSGDPAELIEYYGMGVDSIVAAAKKARARKT, from the coding sequence ATGAGTAGCGGCACGGGCGTGCGGGAAAGCGCACAGACGATGCACCTGGTCGATTATCGCAGCCCCGACCTCAAGATGGTTCCGACCCGCAACGGTTTCGGAGAGGGCTTGATCGAGGCCGGCTCCCGCAATCACGACGTCCTGGGCATCTGCGCCGATCTTTCCGAGTCGACGCGCTTCGAGGGCTTTAAGAAGGCGCACCCCGATCAGTACATCGAGATCGGCGTCTCCGAGCAGATGCTCGTTGCGATGGCAGGCGGTCTGGCGGCGGTCGGCAAGGTCCCGTGGATCGCAAGCTACGCGATGTTCAATCCGGGTCGCTCGTGGGAGCAAGTGCGCACGATCATGGCGCTCAACGAGACAAACGTGAAGATCGCGGGCGCGCACGCCGGCGTCTCAGTCGGTCCGGACGGCGCGACGCACCAAGCGATCGAAGATATAGCGATCATGCGCGTTATCCCGCATATGACGGTTGTCGTCCCCTGCGATTCGGTGCAGACGAAAAAAGCCGCACTCGCGCTCTCCGAGATGTGGGGACCGGTCTACCTTCGTTTCGGGAGAGACAAATCGGCGGTGATCACCACCGACGAAACGCCCTTTGAAATTGGTAAGGCGCAGACGTTCCGCGAGGGCGCCGACGTTGCCATTCTTGCCTGCGGGATCCTCGTCTACAACGCGTTGATCGCCGCCGACCGGCTCGCCAAGGACGGCATCGAGTGCCGGGTGATCAACAATCACACCGTCAAGCCGATGGACGAAGCCGCCGTCGTCGATGCCGCGCGCCGCTGCGGCGCGGTCGTCACGGTCGAAGAGCACCAACGGGCCGCCGGCATGGGCTCGCGCGTCGCCGAGATTCTCGCGCAGCAATCTCCCGTGCCGATCGAGTTCATCGGTGTCGACGACCGCTTCGGACAATCCGGCGACCCGGCGGAGCTTATCGAGTATTACGGAATGGGCGTCGACTCGATTGTCGCCGCCGCCAAGAAAGCGCGCGCAAGGAAGACGTAG
- a CDS encoding type 1 glutamine amidotransferase domain-containing protein, translating into MAALIGDGFEEIELIEPRRALEEAGAIVTVVGTDERARQRIRGKRGLDDGQSLRAEELVGDCTAEDFDALLIPGGSSPDRIRMDREVQRFVRDIDALKKPVLAIGHGAQVLISAQLVRGRQVTGVHSIADDIRNAGGLYRDQPTVSDSNWVTTRGSEDLAQFNRAALEKLATAIPVAPVT; encoded by the coding sequence GTGGCCGCGCTGATCGGCGATGGTTTCGAAGAGATCGAGCTCATAGAGCCGCGGCGGGCGCTCGAGGAGGCCGGTGCGATCGTGACGGTCGTCGGTACCGACGAGCGAGCGCGCCAGCGCATTCGTGGAAAACGCGGCTTGGACGACGGTCAGAGCCTTCGGGCCGAGGAGCTCGTCGGCGATTGCACCGCTGAAGACTTCGACGCGCTGCTGATTCCCGGAGGCAGCTCGCCGGATCGGATTCGGATGGATCGCGAAGTCCAGCGTTTCGTCCGCGATATCGATGCGCTCAAAAAGCCGGTGCTCGCCATCGGTCACGGAGCGCAGGTGCTGATTTCGGCACAGCTGGTGCGCGGGCGGCAAGTGACCGGCGTGCATTCGATCGCCGACGACATCCGCAATGCCGGCGGACTCTATCGCGATCAGCCTACCGTCTCGGATTCCAACTGGGTAACGACGCGAGGCAGCGAGGATCTCGCCCAGTTCAATCGCGCGGCACTCGAGAAGCTGGCGACGGCGATCCCCGTCGCGCCCGTAACGTAA
- a CDS encoding SDR family oxidoreductase, with product MDLRIAGKTALVTGASSGLGEAVALALAGEGVKLALAARRVDRLETVAANARKLGAPQARAFELDLQDSDSVASAIAAVTSGCGHPDIVVLNGGGPKAGRFGDLTLADWDGAYRLLLRGMLQVLAAVVPPMRANRWGRVVALTSTSVKQPIDNLLLSNAFRTALVATLRTLAADVAPDGVTVNSIATGRIETARLRSLYGDDEAKLRAAGSEVPIGRVATPAEFAPLPVFLCGEPAAYVTGQDLGGRRLDPWPFRLATSKGRLPGGFE from the coding sequence ATGGACTTACGAATAGCGGGAAAAACGGCGCTCGTCACCGGCGCCTCCTCGGGGCTGGGGGAAGCGGTCGCGCTGGCGCTGGCAGGCGAGGGCGTTAAGCTGGCGCTCGCGGCGCGGCGCGTCGATCGACTCGAGACGGTCGCGGCCAACGCCCGCAAGCTCGGGGCGCCGCAGGCGCGCGCCTTCGAGCTCGATCTCCAAGATTCGGACTCGGTGGCCTCCGCGATCGCCGCGGTCACCAGCGGCTGCGGGCATCCCGATATCGTCGTGCTCAATGGCGGCGGCCCTAAGGCCGGACGCTTCGGCGATCTCACCCTTGCCGACTGGGACGGCGCCTACCGCCTGTTGCTGCGCGGGATGCTCCAAGTACTCGCGGCCGTGGTCCCGCCCATGCGGGCCAACCGCTGGGGCAGAGTCGTCGCCCTGACCTCGACCTCGGTCAAGCAGCCGATCGATAACCTCTTGCTCTCCAACGCGTTTCGAACCGCGCTCGTGGCGACCTTGCGGACGCTGGCCGCCGACGTCGCGCCCGACGGAGTGACGGTCAACTCCATCGCGACCGGGCGCATCGAAACCGCTCGCTTGCGCTCGCTTTACGGCGACGACGAGGCCAAACTGCGTGCCGCCGGCAGCGAAGTACCGATCGGCCGGGTTGCCACCCCGGCCGAGTTTGCGCCGCTACCCGTTTTTCTCTGCGGCGAGCCTGCTGCGTATGTCACGGGCCAGGATCTCGGTGGACGGCGGCTTGACCCGTGGCCTTTTCGGCTAGCGACAAGCAAAGGTCGGCTTCCCGGCGGCTTCGAATGA
- the pnp gene encoding polyribonucleotide nucleotidyltransferase, translating to MPESVTLTVGGRTMVIETGELAKQANGSALVRYGDQNVVLCAVTASEKPREGIDFFPLTCDFEEKMYAAGKIPGGYIKREGRPPEHAVISSRQMDRPIRPLFPDGFRNDVQVVATVLSIDPELDADVLGVCAAGAALALSDIPFDKTVAAVRVGRDEDGKLICNPTLPQYESGGMDIVIAGTADAVMMVEGGGHEIAEEDFLAAVEFAHAEIRKIVKAIDQLAKKNGKKKREFPLLTVDATLDKWVRKSFAKDIAKAMRIVDKQKREEAFGEITVDEAIARCGKKDENVRALLEAPLTVKEFGKILKAMEEEELRVMVVDEKVRPDGRKPDEIRPIWCKVHYVPRVHGSGIFTRGQTQVFTAATLGSTSDAQRLDGIVALENKRYMHFYNFPPYSVGETRPMRGPGRREIGHGHLAERALVPVLPPKDEFPYTLRLMSEVLESNGSSSMASVCGSSLALMDAGVPIREHVAGVAMGLILKGDKYTVLTDIQGLEDALGEMDFKVAGTRKGITAIQMDIKVQGVTIAIMREAMEQARKSRYFIIDKLAEAIAQPREALSQYAPRMIVIKIDPAKIKDVIGPGGKVINKIIADTGVEKIDIEDDGSVFITSLDGASGDKAREIVENLTKEVVVGETYRGTVTRIIAIGAFVQILPGKEGLVHISQLAPNRVDKVEDVVKVGDEVMVKVMEIDGQGRLNLSRKALMGGVSGNGDPGGRAPREFTPREFTPRDAAPRDAAPRDAAPRDAAPSASAPGAPPMRRRRRTQGRHEDE from the coding sequence GTGCCCGAATCCGTAACATTGACGGTCGGCGGGCGCACGATGGTCATCGAAACCGGCGAGCTCGCGAAGCAAGCAAATGGCTCCGCTCTGGTTCGTTATGGCGACCAAAATGTCGTGCTCTGCGCTGTGACCGCGTCCGAAAAGCCTCGCGAAGGCATCGACTTCTTCCCCCTCACCTGCGATTTCGAAGAGAAGATGTATGCAGCCGGAAAGATTCCCGGCGGGTACATCAAGCGTGAAGGGCGTCCCCCCGAGCATGCCGTGATCAGCTCCCGTCAGATGGACCGGCCGATCCGCCCGCTCTTTCCAGATGGTTTCCGCAACGACGTGCAGGTCGTCGCGACCGTGCTCTCGATCGATCCCGAACTCGATGCCGACGTGCTCGGCGTCTGCGCTGCCGGCGCCGCACTCGCGCTGAGCGACATTCCGTTCGACAAGACGGTAGCCGCGGTCCGCGTCGGGCGTGACGAAGACGGCAAGTTGATCTGCAATCCGACGCTGCCGCAGTACGAAAGCGGCGGCATGGACATCGTGATCGCCGGTACCGCCGACGCCGTGATGATGGTCGAAGGCGGCGGCCACGAAATTGCCGAGGAAGACTTTCTCGCTGCCGTCGAATTCGCGCACGCCGAAATTCGCAAGATCGTCAAAGCGATCGATCAGCTTGCAAAGAAGAACGGCAAGAAAAAACGCGAGTTCCCGCTCCTCACGGTCGATGCGACGCTCGACAAGTGGGTGCGAAAGTCGTTTGCAAAAGACATCGCCAAAGCGATGCGGATCGTCGACAAACAAAAGCGCGAGGAGGCGTTCGGCGAGATTACCGTCGACGAAGCGATCGCGCGTTGCGGCAAGAAGGACGAGAACGTGCGAGCGCTCCTCGAAGCTCCGCTTACCGTAAAAGAGTTCGGCAAGATCCTCAAGGCCATGGAAGAGGAAGAGCTTCGCGTCATGGTCGTCGATGAAAAAGTCCGGCCGGACGGCCGTAAACCCGACGAGATCCGTCCGATCTGGTGCAAGGTGCACTACGTGCCCCGCGTGCACGGGTCGGGAATATTCACCCGCGGTCAAACGCAGGTCTTTACGGCGGCGACGCTCGGCTCCACGAGTGACGCGCAGCGCCTGGACGGCATCGTCGCGCTCGAAAACAAGCGCTACATGCACTTTTACAACTTTCCGCCATACTCGGTCGGTGAGACGCGCCCGATGCGCGGACCCGGCCGCCGCGAGATCGGCCACGGGCATCTTGCCGAACGCGCGCTCGTTCCCGTGCTTCCGCCGAAGGACGAGTTCCCGTACACGCTGCGCCTGATGAGCGAGGTGCTCGAATCCAACGGTTCGTCGTCGATGGCGTCGGTCTGCGGCTCGTCGCTAGCGCTCATGGACGCCGGCGTGCCGATTCGCGAGCACGTCGCCGGCGTCGCAATGGGCTTGATTCTCAAGGGCGACAAGTACACCGTCCTCACCGATATCCAGGGTCTCGAGGACGCGCTGGGCGAGATGGACTTCAAGGTGGCGGGCACGCGCAAGGGCATCACCGCGATCCAGATGGACATCAAAGTCCAAGGCGTTACGATCGCCATCATGCGAGAAGCGATGGAACAAGCCCGCAAGTCGCGTTACTTCATCATCGACAAGCTCGCCGAGGCGATCGCGCAGCCGCGCGAAGCGCTCTCGCAGTACGCACCGCGAATGATCGTGATCAAGATCGATCCGGCGAAGATCAAAGACGTCATCGGTCCCGGCGGAAAGGTCATCAACAAGATCATCGCCGACACCGGCGTCGAGAAGATCGACATCGAGGACGACGGCAGCGTCTTCATCACGTCGCTCGACGGCGCGTCGGGCGACAAAGCCAGAGAGATCGTCGAGAACCTCACCAAAGAGGTCGTCGTCGGCGAGACCTATCGCGGCACGGTTACCCGGATCATCGCGATCGGCGCATTCGTGCAGATCCTTCCCGGCAAGGAGGGCCTCGTGCACATCAGCCAGCTCGCGCCGAACCGGGTTGACAAGGTCGAGGACGTCGTCAAAGTCGGAGACGAGGTGATGGTAAAGGTTATGGAGATCGACGGCCAAGGACGCCTCAACCTCTCCCGAAAGGCGCTGATGGGTGGCGTTTCGGGCAACGGCGATCCGGGCGGCCGCGCCCCGCGCGAGTTCACTCCGCGCGAGTTCACACCCCGCGACGCCGCACCGCGTGACGCCGCACCGCGTGACGCCGCACCGCGTGACGCTGCGCCGAGCGCTAGTGCGCCCGGGGCTCCCCCGATGCGCCGCCGCCGCCGAACGCAGGGGCGTCACGAAGACGAATAG
- the rpsO gene encoding 30S ribosomal protein S15 — MPLTKETKAELSAKYGRGSNDTGSAEVQVAMLTASINSLTEHLKIHKKDHHSRRGLLLQVGQRRRLLNYLHQKNLERYRSLIADLGLRR; from the coding sequence GTGCCGCTCACCAAGGAAACCAAGGCGGAGCTCTCCGCCAAGTACGGCCGCGGATCGAACGATACCGGTTCGGCCGAAGTGCAGGTCGCGATGCTCACCGCATCGATCAACTCGTTGACCGAGCATCTCAAGATTCACAAAAAGGATCATCACAGCCGGCGCGGCTTGCTGCTGCAGGTCGGACAACGCCGCCGCTTGCTCAACTATCTGCACCAGAAAAACCTCGAACGGTATCGCAGCCTCATCGCCGACCTCGGCCTGCGCCGCTAA
- a CDS encoding transketolase, giving the protein MTALELKANDIRQGIIRSLLAAGSGHSAGPLDMSDVFTALYGRLMRHDPKNPQWPDRDRLLLSCGHIAPVRYSAMANFGYFPVEELLTLRKFGSRLQGHPERVSLPSVETTSGPLGEGLAQGVGMALGAKMDGKDFHVWVVTSDAEHQCGLHWEAVLTGAKFKLDNLTAIVDRNFIQIDGSTEDVMPLEPFAQKYRAFNWEVYECDGNDIAEFIETAQRARSYEGKPQVIIANTIPGKGVSYMEGDYLWHGKPPNKEQADEALRELAADRERILAHE; this is encoded by the coding sequence TTGACCGCCTTAGAACTCAAAGCCAACGACATACGTCAGGGCATCATTCGCTCGCTGCTGGCCGCGGGGTCCGGGCACTCGGCCGGTCCGCTGGACATGTCGGACGTTTTTACGGCCCTTTACGGGCGTCTGATGCGGCACGATCCGAAGAATCCGCAGTGGCCGGACCGCGACCGGCTGCTGCTGTCGTGCGGCCATATCGCCCCGGTCCGGTACTCGGCGATGGCGAACTTCGGCTACTTCCCGGTCGAAGAGCTGCTGACGCTGCGCAAGTTTGGCTCCCGCCTTCAGGGCCACCCGGAACGAGTGAGCTTGCCCTCGGTCGAGACGACCTCCGGGCCGCTCGGCGAGGGTCTCGCGCAGGGCGTTGGGATGGCCTTGGGGGCGAAGATGGATGGTAAGGATTTTCACGTCTGGGTCGTCACGTCGGACGCAGAGCATCAGTGCGGTCTGCACTGGGAAGCGGTTCTGACCGGCGCAAAGTTCAAGCTCGATAACCTCACGGCGATCGTCGATCGCAACTTCATTCAAATCGACGGCAGCACCGAAGACGTGATGCCGCTCGAACCGTTCGCCCAGAAGTACCGCGCCTTCAACTGGGAGGTGTACGAGTGCGACGGCAACGATATCGCAGAGTTCATCGAAACGGCGCAGCGCGCGCGATCCTATGAAGGAAAACCGCAGGTGATCATTGCCAACACGATTCCGGGTAAGGGCGTCTCCTATATGGAGGGCGATTACCTCTGGCACGGCAAGCCCCCGAACAAGGAGCAGGCCGACGAGGCACTGCGCGAGCTGGCCGCCGACCGCGAACGGATCTTGGCCCATGAGTAG